The Bifidobacterium coryneforme genome segment TCTACGCCCCGACCAGTTATGACTGGGGGGTGACCGACTTTGCCTGCGCCGCCATCGGAGCCGTCTCGGTTCCCATCTATGAGACCGATTCAGCCCGTCAGGCCCAGAAGATTGTTCAGGATGTGGACTGCGTCCTGGCCTTCGCGGGCGATTCCGACCATTCCCAGATACTGGAACAGGTCAGAGGTTCATCACCCAAGCTCAAGTATGTCTTCAACTTCCAGGCGGGCGGCCTGAACGCGGTCAGCGACTTCGGGCAGTCCATCTCGGATGAGCAGCTCGACCAGGCCATCGCCCAGATCAAGACCGACGACCTGGCCACCATCGTCTATACATCGGGATCCACAGGTGAGCCCAAGGGGGCCATGCTCACCAATCGCAACTTCATGCATATCGTCTTCGTCGGTTGGGACGTGCTTTACCATATGCTGGCGGCCCCGTCCCGCCTGATGCTCTTCCTGCCCCTGGCCCATTGCTTCGCCCGCTACATTCAATATGTCGCCATCGGCGCCCAGGGTGTGGTCGGATACGTCTCCGGATCAAAGCACCTCCTGAGCGATTTGCGCACCTTCCGTCCCACCTACCTTCTGGGCGTCCCCAGGGTCTTCGAGAAGGTCTACAACGCCGCCTCGCAGAAGGCCGGCACCGGACTGGCCGGCAAGGTATTCGCCAAGGCCGCCGAACATTTCACCAAGTGGTCCAAGGACGAACAGGAGGGACGCGGACATTCGCCGCTCACCCGTCTGGCCCATGCTTTCTATAGCAAGACGGTAGGCAGCACAATCAACTCCGCCCTTGGTTCCAACCTAAGCTTCCTGGCCTGCGGTGGCGCACCCATGAACGCCGACCTGGCCCACTTCTTCAACGGAATCGATGGCATCACCTTCATTCAGGGATATGGGATGACCGAAACGGCAGCCCCCTGCATCGTCAATTTCGAGGATGCCAACAAGGTGGGTTCGGTCGGTCGGCCCGGCTCGGGAATCACGGCCAGGTTGAGCGATGATGACGAACTCATGGTCAAGGGCCCCAGCGTCTTTTCGGGGTACTACAAGAACCCCGAGCTGAATAAGACGGTTCTGGACAAGGACGGTTGGCTCCACACCGGTGACCTGGCCCAGATAGACGACCAGGGCTTCGTCTACATCACCGGCCGCAAGAAGGATGTCATCATCACTGCAGGTGGTAAGAACGTGAGTCCGGCCCCCATGGAGGATGCCATCTGCACCTGCCCGATCGTCTCACAGGCTGTGGTCGTCGGCGATGGAAGGCCCTTCATCGGTGCCCTGTTGACCCTGGACGAGGGGATGCTCAAATCCTGGCTGACATCACAGGGGTTGGATGCCGACATGACCATGGAGGAGGCCAGCCGCAACGACGCCATCCGAGCCTTCATCCAGCAGTACGTGGACCAGGCCAACAGTGATGTCTCCCGTGCCGAATCGGTCAGGAAGTTCGTCATCCTCGATAAGGACTTCAGCGAAGAGGATAAGACCCTGACGCCGAGCATGAAAGTCGTTCGACCAGAGGTCCTTCGGCAGTATGCCGACGTGATCGACAAGGTCCTTTACGCCCCCAGGAGCACAGGCAAGGCCCCGACTGCCAACCCCCTGGTGACCAAGGCGAAGACAACCGTAAGCGACTCACTGGCCAGCGTATCGGGTAAATTCCGTGAGACCACAGCCCGCGTAGAGACCAGGACCGATTCCGACAATCAGGACGAGAATACAAGCAAGGAGTAAGAGTAGTGGCGATTCGTACGATCAGAGTGGTTCCCGACCCGGTGTTGCGCACCCCCTGCGATCCGGTCAAGACCATTACACCGGCCGTGAGGAGTCTGGTGCAGGACCTGGTCGACACCGTTGATGATCCAGGCAGGGCTGGTCTGTCGGCCAACCAGATCGGGGTCGGTCTGCGAGTCTTCTCCTACAACATCGGCGGCAAGGTGGGGTATATCATCAATCCCGTCATCGATGAGACCCAGGGGGAGCAGTACGGTGAGGAAGGTTGCCTCTCCCTTCCGAATCTCTGGTATCCGACCCGAAGGGCCGAATATGCCAAGGCGCACGGAATCAACCTGGATGGGCAGACCGTCACCCTGGAGGGTCGCGGAATCATGGGCAGGATGATTCAGCATGAGTGCGACCACCTGGATGGGCACGTGTACATCGATCGTCTTGAGAAGGAAGCCAGGCGGAAGGCCATGCGCGAACTTCGTTCAGGTCGATGACGGTCTGAACGGCTAGTCGGTTACCTGATTTGAAATCGCCCTGGGGTGGTACACTGGAAAGAGTGTGCCATATGGTGGAAGTCGCTGTCACGGGTGGTCTTCCGCAATCCTGTACCCAACCCAGGCACGCATAAATCGCGTCATGTCCGCGACGCCCTGTGTCGGTCGGCCCTGTCAAGAGCTGCACGCAGGCGCGCATGACCAGGCAATAACCGACAATGAAAGGCAATGACATGGCACAGATCACCATGAGCGAGATGTTGAAGGCCGGCGTTCACTTCGGGCATCAGACCCGTCGCTGGAACCCCAAGATGAAGCAGTACATCCTGGTGGAGCGTAACGGAATCCACATCATCAACCTCTTCAAGTCGCTCGACATGATCGACAAGGCTTACGACTTCATCAAGGAGACCGTGGCCCACAACGGCACCGTCCTCTTCGTCGGCACCAAGAAGCAGGCCCAGGAAGCCATCAAGACCCAGGCCACCAGGGTGAACATGCCCTACGTCTCCGAGCGTTGGCTGGGCGGCATGCTGACCAACTTCCAGACCGTCACCAAGAGGGTCGGTCGCTTGAAGGAACTTGAGGAGATGGACTTCGACGACGTCCGTGGCTCCGGTCTGACCAAGAAGGAACTGCTCCTGCTCCGTCGTGAGAAGGACAAGCTGGAGCGCCAGCTGGGCGGTATCCGCAACATGAACCGTACCCCCTCCGTGCTCTTTGTGGTCGACATCAACAAGGAGGCCCTGGCGGTCGCGGAGGCGAAGAAGCTGGGTATTCCGGTTGTGGCCCTGGTCGACACCAACACGGATCCCGAACTGGTCGACTACCCGATTCCCGCCAACGATGATGCAATCCGCGGCGTGGAGCTCCTGACCAGCCTCATGGCGGATGCCGTGGCCGATGGTCTTCTGGAGCGTTCCGGGAAGGCCGCCAAGGCCGAAGAGACGGGTGATCAGCCCATGGCCGAGTGGGAGAAGAACCTGCTCGAGAACAAGGAAGGCGAGGATAAGCCTGCCGAGGAGACCCCGGCTGCTCCTGCCGCCGAAGCCGAGTGATACGGGCTTCCTGAACCACCATATTGTTTCTTTCCGTCCCGACCGGGTGTCGGGGCGGTTTAGTGAGGAGTTGTTATGGCAAAGATCACCGCTGCACTGATCAAGGAGCTGCGTGACCAGACCGGCGCCGGAATGATGGACGTCAAGAAGGCCCTGACCGAGGCCGATGGTGACATCGCCCGCGCCAAGGAGATCATCCGCGCCACCGGTATCCAGGCGGCAGGAGCACGCGAGGGTCGCAAGGCCCAGGAGGGTCTGATCGCCTCCACCATCACTGATGGTGGGCAGGGACAGATCGGCTATGCAGTCGAGCTCAATTCCGAGACCGATTTTGTGGCCAAGACCCCCCAGTTCGTGGACTTCGGCAAGGAAATCATCGAGGATGTGGCCAAGGCCGACGCCTCTGATGCCGACCAGGTCTCCAAGGCTCCCTCCAAGGCCGGTACCGTCAACGATACCGTTGAGGAGGCGGGTGCCCTCTTCCATGAGCATGTGAAGATCGGTCAGGTCGCCAGGGTCGAGGGTCCGCACGTCGAGATCTACGCCCACCGGAAGTCGGCTGAGATGCCCCCGTCCATCGTGGCCATGATTGCCACTGATGAGGCCGGCGCCTCGGTAGCTCATGAGGTTGCCCTGCAGATTTCGGCCATGAGCCCCAGGTGGCTCTCCCGTGAGGACGTCCCTGCTGATGTGGTGGAGTCCGAGCGTCGTGTGGCCACTGAGAAGTCACAGGCTGAAGGCAAGCCCGAGCAGATCATCCCCAAGATTGTCGAAGGGCGCCTGAACGCCTTCTTCAAGGAGAGTGTTCTGCTTGAGCAGCAGTATGTGAAGGACTCTTCCAAGACTGTCGGCGACCTCTTCAAGGAAACGGGCGGCAAGGCTCTGTCCTTTGCCCGCATCGAGGTCGGCACGGGTGACGACGAGGAGTAAGTCGTGACCGGTGCCTCTTCGGCCCGATAGGATGTTCCGCTCAAGGGAGGCGGCCCGTGTGGTCGCCTCCCTTGTTGTATTCCGGCGGGGCTCGTTTTGTAGACCTTTACTGACCGTGTTCTACGGCCCGCCTCTTCAGAACCCTGTCCGTCCCAGTGTTGTCGGTCTTTGAAGGTAGCCTGAGTGACGGTTCATAGGCCTGGTATATCAGCATTAAGGATGGTTCTTGCATGACCCGATCTGGCAGACTTGAAGGCGAATCGTTCGGAGGACGTTCTTTGCGGTGCATCGTAGACAATGTTGAAAGTGGTGGTCATACAACCCCCAGGAGGGTCCTTCTCAAGCTGTCGGGTGAGGCCTTTGGCGGCGGACAGGTCGGCATCGACGTCGAAGTCGTTCAGCGTGTGGCCAAAGAGATTGTTGAGGCCGTCAGAACCGGTGTCCAGGTGGCGATTGTGGTCGGCGGAGGCAACTTCTTCCGTGGTGCAGAACTCAGCCAGGCAGGCATAGAGCGTTCACGAGGCGACTACATGGGTATGCTGGGAACGGTCATGAACTGTCTTGCCCTTCAGGACTTCCTTGAGCAGGAGGGGCAGGCCACGCGTGTTCAGACCGCAATCACCATGGGCCAGGTCGCTGAACCCTACATTCCCCTGAAGGCCATCAGGCACTTGGAAAAGGGCCGTGTTGTGATTTTTGGTGCCGGTGCCGGACTTCCATACTTCTCGACCGATACGGTCTCCATCCAACGTGCCCTGGAGATTCACTGTTCCGAGGTTCTCATGGGCAAGAACGGCGTTGACGGTGTCTACACCTCCGACCCCCGTAAGGACTCTTCGGCCAGCATGTTCACACGCCTGAGCTACCAGCGCGCCCTGGTCGACAACCTGGCGGTGATGGATGCCTCGGCCCTGTCCATGGCCAGGGACAACTCTATGCCGATTCGTGTTTTCGGCCTGGAAGGGGAAGGCAACGTTACGGGCGCCCTCCAGGGTAAGGAGCTTGGCACGTTGGTCATGAACGGGGAGGACGTCGCCCTCTGACGGCAGGCCGCCGCCTTGGCCCAGCAGGGCCACAGGCCTTACAGTAGTTGATAGGCAGAACCTGCAATAAGCAGGAATGCACCCAGCAGCAAGGAGCAGATCATGACCACAGTGGTGGATCAGGCCAAGGACCAGATGGACAAGACCATCGAGGCCACGAAGGAGAACTTCGCGGGTATACGGACCGGAAGGGCCAATCCCTCCTTCCTCAATGACATCATGGTGGACTATTACGGTGCTCCCACCCCGATCAAGGCTCTGGCCTCCATCGGTGTACCTGAACCCCGAACCCTGGCTGTGACCCCCTTTGATGCTTCTCAGGCCGGTGCGGTGGAGAAGGCCATCAGGGATTCCGATTTGGGCGTCAATCCGAACCGTGACGGAAACGTAATCCGGGTGACCATGCCCGAGCTGACCGAGGATCGTCGCCGCGACTATGTCAAGATCGCCAAGACCAAGGCGGAGGAAGGCAAGGTCGCCGTCCGCAATATCCGCCGTAAGGTCAAGGAGGATCTTGAAGCCAAGGTCAAGGATGGGGATCTTGGCGAGGATGAGGGCAACCGGCTCCAGAAGGAGCTAGAGACCGTCACCAAGCAGAAAAGCGACACGATTGACCAGCTGCTGGAAGCCAAGGAGAAGGAGATTCTCGAGGTCTGAACCACTCGGGAGAATCCACTGTTCATGAGCACTAAGGAAAGTTCCGCCGAGAAGGCAGGGCAGGATGCCGTCGCATCCCTGAACAAGCGGACCGGGCGCAACATGCCGCAGGCGGTGGCCACGGGTGCGCTTCTGGTTATTCTCATCCTGGCCTGCATCCTGATTCGTATAGACGCGTTCATCTACCTGATCGTCGTCTTCATGACCCTGGGTCTGTGGGAGCTCAGGGTGGACTTCGCCACCGTCGGCTTACACATACCGGTGGTTGAGCTGTGGGTCTGCTCGGCTGCCACCATGCTGGCCTCTTTCTACGCATCGGATCACGTCGCAGTCATGACCGCTGGTGTCCTGACCACGGCCCTGGTCGGGGCTCTCGCGGCCACCCGCGAACATCATCTTGGAGGTCGTCTGGTCAAGGCCGTGGATGCCAAGTTGTCGGGGAAGAATGCCGATACGATGGCCGATGCCTCATATGATGACGATACGGTCTCATCGAGCTCAAATACAGTCGCAAACGTGGGTGTCACCATCCTGACCGTCGTCTACGTCACCCTTCTGGCCTGTTTGATCACCCTGCCGATCTCCTTAGGAGAGCACCCTGCCGC includes the following:
- a CDS encoding AMP-dependent synthetase/ligase; this encodes MLREYTVEIQHPTTDKDTIYSLLANRTARDPEELIAQWQDPLTRNWHDVKAGQMSERVRAVAKGMLALGVTKGSTVVIYAPTSYDWGVTDFACAAIGAVSVPIYETDSARQAQKIVQDVDCVLAFAGDSDHSQILEQVRGSSPKLKYVFNFQAGGLNAVSDFGQSISDEQLDQAIAQIKTDDLATIVYTSGSTGEPKGAMLTNRNFMHIVFVGWDVLYHMLAAPSRLMLFLPLAHCFARYIQYVAIGAQGVVGYVSGSKHLLSDLRTFRPTYLLGVPRVFEKVYNAASQKAGTGLAGKVFAKAAEHFTKWSKDEQEGRGHSPLTRLAHAFYSKTVGSTINSALGSNLSFLACGGAPMNADLAHFFNGIDGITFIQGYGMTETAAPCIVNFEDANKVGSVGRPGSGITARLSDDDELMVKGPSVFSGYYKNPELNKTVLDKDGWLHTGDLAQIDDQGFVYITGRKKDVIITAGGKNVSPAPMEDAICTCPIVSQAVVVGDGRPFIGALLTLDEGMLKSWLTSQGLDADMTMEEASRNDAIRAFIQQYVDQANSDVSRAESVRKFVILDKDFSEEDKTLTPSMKVVRPEVLRQYADVIDKVLYAPRSTGKAPTANPLVTKAKTTVSDSLASVSGKFRETTARVETRTDSDNQDENTSKE
- a CDS encoding peptide deformylase, with protein sequence MAIRTIRVVPDPVLRTPCDPVKTITPAVRSLVQDLVDTVDDPGRAGLSANQIGVGLRVFSYNIGGKVGYIINPVIDETQGEQYGEEGCLSLPNLWYPTRRAEYAKAHGINLDGQTVTLEGRGIMGRMIQHECDHLDGHVYIDRLEKEARRKAMRELRSGR
- the rpsB gene encoding 30S ribosomal protein S2; translated protein: MAQITMSEMLKAGVHFGHQTRRWNPKMKQYILVERNGIHIINLFKSLDMIDKAYDFIKETVAHNGTVLFVGTKKQAQEAIKTQATRVNMPYVSERWLGGMLTNFQTVTKRVGRLKELEEMDFDDVRGSGLTKKELLLLRREKDKLERQLGGIRNMNRTPSVLFVVDINKEALAVAEAKKLGIPVVALVDTNTDPELVDYPIPANDDAIRGVELLTSLMADAVADGLLERSGKAAKAEETGDQPMAEWEKNLLENKEGEDKPAEETPAAPAAEAE
- the tsf gene encoding translation elongation factor Ts, whose amino-acid sequence is MAKITAALIKELRDQTGAGMMDVKKALTEADGDIARAKEIIRATGIQAAGAREGRKAQEGLIASTITDGGQGQIGYAVELNSETDFVAKTPQFVDFGKEIIEDVAKADASDADQVSKAPSKAGTVNDTVEEAGALFHEHVKIGQVARVEGPHVEIYAHRKSAEMPPSIVAMIATDEAGASVAHEVALQISAMSPRWLSREDVPADVVESERRVATEKSQAEGKPEQIIPKIVEGRLNAFFKESVLLEQQYVKDSSKTVGDLFKETGGKALSFARIEVGTGDDEE
- the pyrH gene encoding UMP kinase codes for the protein MTRSGRLEGESFGGRSLRCIVDNVESGGHTTPRRVLLKLSGEAFGGGQVGIDVEVVQRVAKEIVEAVRTGVQVAIVVGGGNFFRGAELSQAGIERSRGDYMGMLGTVMNCLALQDFLEQEGQATRVQTAITMGQVAEPYIPLKAIRHLEKGRVVIFGAGAGLPYFSTDTVSIQRALEIHCSEVLMGKNGVDGVYTSDPRKDSSASMFTRLSYQRALVDNLAVMDASALSMARDNSMPIRVFGLEGEGNVTGALQGKELGTLVMNGEDVAL
- the frr gene encoding ribosome recycling factor, producing MTTVVDQAKDQMDKTIEATKENFAGIRTGRANPSFLNDIMVDYYGAPTPIKALASIGVPEPRTLAVTPFDASQAGAVEKAIRDSDLGVNPNRDGNVIRVTMPELTEDRRRDYVKIAKTKAEEGKVAVRNIRRKVKEDLEAKVKDGDLGEDEGNRLQKELETVTKQKSDTIDQLLEAKEKEILEV
- a CDS encoding phosphatidate cytidylyltransferase; its protein translation is MSTKESSAEKAGQDAVASLNKRTGRNMPQAVATGALLVILILACILIRIDAFIYLIVVFMTLGLWELRVDFATVGLHIPVVELWVCSAATMLASFYASDHVAVMTAGVLTTALVGALAATREHHLGGRLVKAVDAKLSGKNADTMADASYDDDTVSSSSNTVANVGVTILTVVYVTLLACLITLPISLGEHPAAHAFMVIFLPALSDIGGLLFGSLFGKHKISPRISPSKSLEGLVGSMLCCLIGALVIFASTYPSAQWGRIWWVALVMGVMVGVTGTVGDLSASLIKRDLGIKDMGHLLKGHGGVLDRVDSILMSAPFITLVLLVTGL